A window of the Theileria parva strain Muguga chromosome 2, complete sequence, whole genome shotgun sequence genome harbors these coding sequences:
- the PAK1IP1 gene encoding WD domain G-beta repeat protein has product MLLICGGYEGVLIGLDYDPEKLKSLKIPENPSSDGPSEHEEINGQNKPFTQLFRLLCSQGSIKCMDLHSNVLVCGGSDETVQVYNIEKSTKHGEIMLPEGYITSVAVFGGVNKGSVLVGNEYGEISLFLTRDLSFQKSFKGHKKEISGLSFHSEGKAFISVGLDCYLRLWDLNSKTCIFNTKLNFTPLSVKWSNGSKYILSSENQVFVCSSEDDTFQTIKSLPNDKVICCSWYADSAVVVGFKSGLVSIHNVDTHGDSDKGSVLASSKLHNKRVKSVVAKNGYIFSGDSEGTVICCKLIDEKLLPIWKHDIGFRLNVLVS; this is encoded by the exons atgcTTCTAATTTGCGGAGGTTACGAAGGTGTTTTGATCGGTTTAGATTATGATCCCGAAAAGCTCAAAAGTTTGAAAATTCCAGAGAATCCTTCCTCAGATGGCCCCTCTGAACATGAGGAAATTAACGGCCAGAATAAACCTTTTACACAGCTTTTCAGGCTTCTATGCTCCCAA GGTTCCATAAAGTGTATGGATTTACATAGTAACGTCCTAGTTTGCGGCGGCTCCGATGAAACAGTACA agtgtataatattgaaaaGAGTACTAAACATGGCGAAATAATGCTTCCAGAAGGTTACATCACTTCGGTGGCCGTTTTCGGAGGAGTAAATAAGGGCTCAGTTTTGGTAGGAAACGAATACGGCGAAATTTccttatttttaacaaggGACTTGAGCTTTCAAAAGTCATTTAAAGGCCATAAAAAGGAGATTTCAGGCCTATCGTTTCACTCCGAAGGCAAGGCCTTTATCTCTGTCGGCCTTGACTGTTACCTAAGGCTGTGGGACCTAAACTCTAAAACCTGTATTTTCAACACTAAACTTAACTTTACACCATTAAGTGTCAAATGGTCAAACGGCTctaaatacattttatcatCAGAAAATCAG GTATTTGTGTGCAGTAGTGAAGATGATACATTTCAAACCATTAAATCGCTTCCAAATGATAAAG taatatgTTGTTCTTGGTATGCAGACTCTGCTGTGGTTGTCGGATTCAAGTCAGGACTGGTTTCTATTCATAATGTTGACACTCATGGTGATTCTGATAAAG GATCAGTTTTAGCCAGTAGTAAATTACACAATAAGAGGGTCAAGTCTGTAGTTGCCAAGAAT GGTTACATTTTCAGTGGAGATTCTGAGGGAACTGTTATATGCTGTAAACTTATAGATGAAAAATTACTTCCAATCtg GAAACATGATATTGGTTTTAGACTTAATGTACTAGTTTCATAA
- a CDS encoding AP2 domain protein, which produces MCIFFPYKMALKSTDTQDSTPDSSEKSELNSESESPDVKVKKDTLTSKKDRRKGKKIIPKDANLLKNIPEEHYFSDVSGVYYHFKKMEWRTICKDPFNNSKRSQKTFGINKYGFYEAKRRAENKAFEITERNHISKVLSACNQNLFSENHLCQIPSYPSTSYTNSQLDNANNISLKNVFDNSPYSGKMPPNYNNYSCHNGNFMVYHLNDTTALNNLPQPVPYGPIPAVNNRFYHSVPHSMPCPLLSMDNTKTCLANNTHT; this is translated from the coding sequence ATGTGCATTTTTTTTCCCTACAAAATGGCACTAAAATCGACCGATACACAAGATTCCACACCGGACTCCTCAGAGAAATCAGAGTTAAACTCCGAGTCTGAGTCACCCGATGTGAAGGTGAAAAAGGATACATTAACATCCAAGAAGGACCGGAGAAAAGgcaaaaaaattataccTAAGGATGCAAATCTTCTCAAAAATATACCTGAAGAGCACTATTTCAGTGATGTGTCTGGTGTCTACTACCACTTCAAGAAGATGGAATGGCGAACGATTTGCAAGGACCCTTTTAACAACTCTAAGAGATCTCAGAAGACATTTGGCATTAACAAGTACGGTTTCTACGAGGCTAAACGCAGGGCTGAGAACAAGGCTTTTGAAATCACTGAAAGGAATCACATCTCGAAGGTTCTGAGCGCCTGTAACCAGAATCTCTTTTCCGAAAACCACCTCTGCCAGATACCTTCTTACCCTTCTACTTCTTATACCAATTCTCAACTCGATAATGCTAACAATATTTCCCTCAAAAACGTTTTTGATAATAGCCCTTACAGTGGCAAAATGCCTCCAAACTACAACAATTATAGTTGCCATAACGGCAATTTTATGgtttatcatttaaatgaCACCACTGCTTTGAACAACTTACCACAACCTGTACCATATGGTCCAATTCCAGCTGTAAATAATAGGTTTTACCACTCAGTTCCTCACTCAATGCCCTGCCCTCTCCTCTCAATGGATAACACCAAAACCTGTTTAGCCAACAATACCCACACTTAA